A genomic segment from Luteolibacter ambystomatis encodes:
- a CDS encoding FecR family protein, giving the protein MDPPSQDDPDLGDLIARMFDNEVSAEEIAWLERRLREDPQARDLYLRHAWLETALDSAHAAPLARPLARPLARRPSPPLRRQIPPKRRQSRSLRRPVLWSLGIAVAAAVVLMLFPTVGSSNVRLAVCSGSIWSIGGVPHPASDILPFGQPFELKEGAGELLLPDDVKAIVEAPARLRVIDRHTVSLEHGRAWFHVGPKGHGFKVTTPYQQIVDLGTEFGVVLRPDHPEVELHVFQGEVAVQDPAKDGNSGKRRGLGAVLLDGTRMIRTLTSDPDSFLRELPVQVDTIFAEDFERGVADGSLQSGGISGWRPEARSGTYNPKGDGDWYSNPNMDDSGPTGGIAAGMRGPSLGFLYTGSPGPRIRHSLGAIAPDSTYAVSLVIGTRTGTRARANQPVEIFSGYTIRLISGNSVLAEIKSATSPGPLNSLIPVGFSWNSAKLPPGVHQGQPLELEIAPDHVTAGQLHYLDFDDLKVTRILHRNN; this is encoded by the coding sequence ATGGACCCTCCTTCCCAAGACGATCCGGACCTTGGCGATCTTATCGCCAGGATGTTTGACAACGAGGTGAGCGCCGAGGAGATCGCGTGGCTGGAGCGCCGCTTGCGCGAAGATCCGCAGGCCAGAGATCTCTATCTCCGGCATGCATGGCTGGAAACGGCACTGGACTCCGCCCACGCGGCACCCTTGGCCCGACCACTGGCCCGACCACTGGCCCGACGACCATCCCCGCCCTTGCGACGACAAATCCCACCCAAGCGACGACAGTCCCGGTCACTGCGTCGGCCGGTATTGTGGTCGCTGGGCATCGCAGTCGCCGCAGCCGTGGTTTTGATGCTTTTCCCAACCGTTGGTTCCAGCAACGTTCGCCTCGCCGTCTGCTCTGGTTCCATATGGTCCATTGGCGGCGTGCCTCATCCGGCGTCGGACATTCTGCCGTTCGGCCAACCTTTCGAGCTGAAGGAAGGGGCCGGAGAACTGTTGCTGCCCGATGATGTGAAGGCTATCGTGGAGGCACCCGCTCGCCTGCGGGTCATTGATCGCCATACCGTGTCGCTCGAGCATGGACGCGCTTGGTTCCATGTCGGACCGAAAGGACACGGTTTCAAGGTGACGACTCCCTACCAGCAAATCGTCGATCTTGGCACGGAGTTCGGAGTCGTGCTTCGTCCGGATCACCCCGAAGTCGAATTGCACGTCTTCCAAGGCGAGGTGGCAGTCCAGGATCCGGCCAAGGACGGAAATTCGGGTAAGCGACGAGGCCTCGGGGCCGTGTTGCTCGACGGCACCAGGATGATCCGCACGCTCACGAGCGATCCTGATTCGTTTCTCCGTGAATTGCCGGTGCAGGTGGACACGATTTTCGCCGAGGATTTCGAACGGGGTGTGGCCGATGGGAGCCTGCAATCAGGCGGTATCTCGGGCTGGAGGCCTGAAGCCCGCTCGGGAACTTACAATCCCAAGGGCGACGGAGATTGGTATTCCAATCCGAACATGGACGATTCCGGACCCACCGGTGGCATCGCTGCCGGCATGCGGGGACCATCACTCGGTTTCCTCTACACCGGCAGTCCCGGCCCACGGATTCGCCACTCTCTGGGAGCGATCGCACCCGACAGCACTTACGCGGTGAGCTTGGTGATCGGGACCCGGACTGGAACCCGGGCCCGGGCGAATCAGCCGGTGGAAATTTTCAGCGGCTACACCATCCGCCTGATTTCCGGGAACTCCGTTCTCGCTGAAATCAAGAGCGCCACCTCTCCAGGACCGCTCAATTCGTTAATACCAGTGGGTTTTTCCTGGAACTCTGCCAAGCTCCCGCCGGGCGTCCACCAGGGCCAACCACTCGAGCTCGAAATTGCGCCGGATCACGTTACGGCCGGTCAACTTCACTATCTGGACTTCGACGACCTCAAGGTCACACGCATCCTCCATCGGAACAATTGA
- a CDS encoding TatD family hydrolase: MKYIEPHGHMVSRTTDDYEKLALAGCEAICEPAFWAGFDRSSPAGFYDYYRQLTDYEPKRAAKYGIPHFCWLCINPKEAEDAGFAREVMAIIPEFLDKPTVLGIGEIGLNKNSRSELAIFEEHVQLALDRDLPILIHTPHLEDKRKGTRLILDSLASFSKLNRDSVIIDHVEEHTVGMVLDGGYWAGMTLYPESKCSPNRAIDMLEMYHMERLWLNSACDWGVSDPLAVVKCGLEMKKRKYSAEAIERVLYDNPKKFLSQSPRFVI, translated from the coding sequence ATGAAATACATTGAGCCACACGGTCACATGGTCAGCCGCACGACGGACGACTATGAGAAGCTCGCCCTTGCAGGCTGCGAGGCCATCTGCGAACCCGCGTTCTGGGCGGGTTTCGACCGTTCTTCTCCAGCCGGCTTCTATGACTACTACCGCCAGCTGACCGACTATGAGCCGAAGCGTGCCGCCAAGTACGGCATCCCTCATTTCTGCTGGCTGTGTATCAATCCAAAGGAAGCGGAAGACGCGGGCTTCGCGCGCGAGGTGATGGCCATCATCCCCGAGTTCCTCGACAAGCCAACGGTGCTGGGCATCGGTGAGATTGGTCTGAATAAGAACAGCCGCAGCGAACTCGCCATCTTTGAAGAGCACGTGCAGCTCGCGCTTGATCGCGACCTGCCCATTCTCATCCACACGCCTCATCTTGAGGACAAGCGCAAAGGCACCCGCTTGATTCTGGATTCACTCGCCTCCTTCTCAAAGCTCAATCGAGACAGCGTGATCATCGACCACGTCGAGGAACACACCGTCGGCATGGTGCTCGATGGCGGCTACTGGGCGGGCATGACCTTGTATCCGGAAAGCAAGTGCTCCCCAAACCGCGCGATCGACATGCTGGAGATGTATCACATGGAACGACTGTGGCTGAACAGCGCCTGCGATTGGGGCGTCTCCGATCCCCTCGCCGTAGTGAAGTGCGGGCTGGAGATGAAGAAGCGTAAATACTCCGCGGAGGCCATCGAGCGCGTGCTCTATGACAATCCGAAGAAGTTCCTCAGCCAGTCTCCGCGGTTTGTGATCTGA
- a CDS encoding GDSL-type esterase/lipase family protein, whose amino-acid sequence MIKTLFFFAAGLLPLGLSAAIAPGSNNLGAVWFVGDSITQSNADGDANGSPRKSLYDLLVAHSYTFTFTGHYAANTDGLPASGGTPETNLYQYHSGISGSVIGNDTSGRVGMTQNLPAHWTSGRLAMVKPNVVLIMLGTNDINSDIDRPNAPARLTAYLNAVYSQPGIGNPTVLVASIPPNRTNASKPAWVSTFNAEVPGVVGAQRALGRDVHFVDQFTPIETNYATLMQADNLHPNAAGNASLAQQWFNKIEEIVNGAAATGTGILAAVGDKASAETDNTPAAGMTTAATFAAGISSTDLANAGRPTLSGVAIDQTPPGDISPGSAALNDGLGHPSSGTGTGVLLPATSGSNGHLPFIYTVTLDTTTSTAGYDINAIRSFTGWNQNGSSLANQKYELLVSVVGNSGFTSLGTYTYTPFGNADTAEAAATRLVLTKPGGFVASGVDQVRFVFLDHGFDNHAGAPDGTVYQEVEVIGVATPIPVNHGITASGVSVAAETNNSGASGYATAATYAADISVTDLINAGQPTLASAAWDKTPVFESNTVNNGTGHPVGSGAGTFLPATFGTGNKMPFTYTANLNTTTNTLGYTITEIRSFAGWNMNGAALANQKYELWIRKVGSAAFESLGTYEYSPFSNASTQEAAASKMTLTPDDGVIATGVDAVRFVVMDHGSNSADVGGSTVDGTVFHEFDVLGTPVTPPSVGVISLQGSQVAAETDNSSVQGFAAASSYSADIVADDLINAGRPSLLSTVWDKTPFFESNTVNNGTGHPAGSGAGTYLPGTFGTGTKMPFTYTATLNLTNAPNGYRITGIRSFAGWNMNGAALANQKYELLVSPVGNEGFYSLGTFEYSPFNNASTQEAGATRVVLSADDGVLATGVDAVRFRLLDHGFNNGGAPDGTVYQEFDVLGAAVVPGFEAWAGGFGIPPNENHDGNDHDGIPALIEYALGFSPLMPETLPALDSTQNPARITWPKGGTAAADPTLHYLPEVSTDLDDWDVPTPGEIVETANEIRLHLSPGDPRRFGRLKVTREAP is encoded by the coding sequence GTGATCAAAACCCTGTTTTTCTTTGCGGCCGGGTTGCTCCCGCTCGGGCTGTCCGCTGCCATCGCTCCTGGATCCAACAACCTCGGTGCGGTTTGGTTCGTCGGCGACTCCATCACCCAAAGCAATGCTGACGGTGATGCCAACGGCTCCCCCCGCAAGTCGTTGTATGACCTGCTGGTCGCTCACTCCTACACCTTTACGTTCACCGGCCACTACGCGGCGAACACCGATGGCCTGCCGGCGTCCGGAGGGACCCCCGAGACAAATCTCTATCAATACCATTCCGGGATCTCCGGCTCGGTTATTGGCAATGACACTTCCGGTCGTGTAGGCATGACCCAAAACCTGCCGGCTCACTGGACCAGCGGCCGCTTGGCGATGGTGAAGCCCAACGTGGTGCTGATCATGCTTGGCACCAATGACATCAACTCGGACATCGATCGTCCCAATGCACCAGCACGGTTGACGGCCTACTTGAATGCTGTTTACAGCCAACCGGGGATCGGAAATCCGACCGTGCTGGTCGCCAGCATTCCGCCGAACCGGACGAATGCCTCCAAGCCTGCTTGGGTTTCCACATTCAATGCCGAGGTGCCGGGAGTGGTCGGAGCCCAGCGTGCGCTCGGCCGCGACGTCCACTTCGTCGACCAGTTCACACCGATCGAGACGAACTACGCGACCTTGATGCAGGCGGACAACCTCCACCCCAATGCTGCCGGCAATGCCAGTCTGGCCCAGCAGTGGTTCAACAAAATCGAGGAAATCGTCAACGGCGCGGCGGCTACCGGGACCGGCATCCTGGCCGCTGTCGGCGACAAGGCTTCCGCGGAAACCGACAATACACCTGCCGCAGGTATGACCACCGCCGCGACTTTCGCCGCAGGCATCAGCTCGACCGATCTTGCCAATGCTGGTCGGCCGACCCTGTCCGGGGTGGCCATCGATCAAACACCGCCTGGCGACATCTCACCGGGCAGCGCGGCGCTCAACGATGGACTTGGCCATCCGTCCAGCGGCACCGGTACCGGGGTTCTGCTGCCCGCCACCTCCGGCAGCAATGGCCACCTGCCGTTCATTTACACCGTCACGCTCGATACGACTACGAGTACCGCAGGCTACGACATCAATGCCATCCGCAGTTTCACGGGCTGGAACCAGAACGGCTCCTCGCTTGCCAATCAGAAGTACGAACTCCTTGTCAGCGTGGTTGGCAATTCCGGCTTCACTTCGCTCGGCACCTACACCTACACGCCATTCGGCAATGCGGACACCGCCGAGGCGGCAGCCACCCGCCTTGTCCTGACGAAGCCGGGTGGTTTCGTGGCCAGTGGTGTCGACCAGGTACGCTTCGTGTTTCTAGACCACGGTTTCGACAACCACGCTGGCGCGCCGGATGGCACGGTCTATCAGGAAGTGGAGGTGATCGGCGTTGCCACCCCGATTCCGGTAAACCATGGGATCACGGCCAGCGGCGTTTCTGTCGCTGCGGAGACCAACAACAGCGGGGCCAGCGGCTACGCGACCGCCGCGACCTATGCGGCCGACATTTCCGTGACCGACCTGATCAACGCCGGCCAGCCGACCTTGGCGTCCGCAGCATGGGACAAGACTCCGGTCTTTGAGAGCAACACGGTGAACAACGGCACCGGCCACCCCGTTGGCAGCGGTGCGGGCACCTTCCTTCCCGCGACTTTCGGCACCGGCAACAAAATGCCTTTCACTTACACCGCCAATCTGAATACCACCACTAACACGCTGGGCTACACGATAACAGAAATCCGCTCCTTCGCCGGCTGGAACATGAACGGCGCGGCGCTCGCCAACCAGAAGTATGAATTGTGGATCAGGAAGGTAGGTAGTGCGGCCTTCGAGTCGCTGGGCACTTATGAATACAGCCCTTTCAGCAACGCCTCCACCCAGGAAGCCGCCGCGTCGAAGATGACGCTCACTCCAGATGACGGGGTGATCGCCACCGGTGTGGATGCCGTGCGCTTCGTGGTCATGGACCACGGTTCCAACTCAGCCGATGTGGGCGGCTCGACGGTCGATGGCACGGTCTTCCACGAATTTGACGTGCTCGGTACCCCGGTCACGCCACCCTCGGTGGGTGTTATTTCGCTGCAAGGCTCACAAGTCGCCGCGGAGACCGATAATTCGTCGGTCCAGGGATTCGCCGCGGCCTCGAGCTACTCGGCCGACATCGTCGCCGATGACCTCATCAATGCTGGTCGTCCCAGCCTGCTTTCCACCGTTTGGGACAAGACGCCGTTTTTTGAGAGCAATACGGTGAACAATGGCACCGGTCACCCCGCTGGCAGCGGGGCGGGTACTTATCTTCCCGGCACCTTCGGCACCGGCACCAAGATGCCTTTCACCTACACCGCCACCCTCAATCTCACCAATGCCCCGAACGGTTACCGTATCACCGGTATCAGGTCCTTCGCCGGCTGGAACATGAACGGTGCGGCGCTCGCCAATCAGAAATACGAGCTGCTGGTCAGCCCGGTCGGCAACGAGGGATTCTATTCGCTCGGTACCTTCGAATACAGCCCGTTCAACAACGCCTCGACGCAGGAGGCGGGTGCAACCAGGGTGGTGCTCAGTGCCGACGATGGCGTCTTGGCCACCGGCGTGGATGCCGTGCGCTTCCGTTTGCTCGACCATGGTTTCAATAACGGTGGCGCGCCCGACGGAACGGTCTATCAGGAGTTTGATGTCCTCGGCGCTGCGGTCGTACCCGGCTTCGAAGCTTGGGCGGGCGGGTTCGGCATTCCTCCGAATGAGAATCACGATGGCAACGATCATGATGGCATCCCCGCGCTGATCGAATATGCATTGGGGTTTTCTCCTCTCATGCCGGAAACGCTGCCCGCGCTCGATTCAACCCAGAATCCCGCCCGGATCACCTGGCCGAAGGGCGGAACCGCCGCAGCGGATCCCACCCTTCACTACTTGCCCGAGGTTTCGACCGATCTTGATGATTGGGACGTGCCGACACCGGGCGAGATCGTCGAGACTGCCAATGAAATCCGGCTTCATCTTAGTCCTGGGGATCCCCGTCGTTTCGGCCGCTTGAAGGTGACCCGCGAGGCCCCGTGA
- a CDS encoding FAD-dependent oxidoreductase: protein MARRKLRIAVVGCGSAGPAAATLLERAGHEVVVFERAPECRAVGAGFLLQPSGMAVLDELGIRGAVLERAGKVERLHVVDRREKTVLDLRYAELGEGMFGAGLHRPVLLHFLLQALQVAGVEVRWGAEVADVVRCDDKWTLTMADGGREAGFDLLIVADGARSALRGKLGLQGSDRGYAWGAHWFIGENRGSFPEHDLHQIVQGTRKLAGFLATGREVGGMEPLVSLFWSVKLADDAAWRAKPLEEWKENVLALCPRSEALLSQITDWSQILTARYGDVRMSRWHGDGVIVLGDAGHAMSPQLGQGVNLALADASCLARCLEQLPLNDALARYTQERRLTLAYYRFATRALTPWFQSDYEWLTPIRHVYFRTMQHIPPARRFMTKTMAGLVGWQEGG from the coding sequence ATGGCCCGGCGGAAACTCAGGATCGCGGTGGTGGGATGTGGCTCGGCGGGGCCAGCGGCGGCGACATTGCTGGAGCGGGCGGGGCACGAGGTGGTCGTTTTCGAACGGGCTCCGGAATGCCGGGCCGTGGGGGCGGGATTCCTGCTCCAGCCGTCCGGGATGGCCGTGCTGGACGAACTGGGCATCCGTGGAGCCGTGCTGGAGCGGGCCGGAAAGGTCGAGCGTTTGCATGTTGTGGACCGGCGGGAAAAGACCGTGCTGGATCTGCGCTATGCGGAACTGGGTGAGGGGATGTTCGGAGCCGGATTGCACCGGCCGGTGCTGCTGCACTTTTTGCTGCAAGCCCTGCAGGTGGCGGGCGTGGAAGTTCGATGGGGGGCGGAAGTGGCTGACGTCGTACGATGCGATGACAAGTGGACGCTCACGATGGCGGATGGCGGTCGGGAAGCCGGTTTCGATCTGCTGATCGTAGCCGATGGCGCGCGCTCGGCATTGCGCGGCAAGCTTGGCCTGCAAGGCTCCGACCGTGGCTACGCGTGGGGCGCTCATTGGTTCATCGGGGAAAACCGTGGCAGCTTTCCGGAGCATGATCTGCATCAGATCGTCCAAGGAACGCGGAAGCTTGCGGGCTTTCTCGCCACCGGCCGGGAGGTCGGCGGCATGGAGCCGCTGGTCAGCTTGTTCTGGAGCGTGAAGCTGGCCGACGACGCGGCATGGCGGGCGAAGCCGTTGGAGGAGTGGAAGGAAAACGTGCTCGCACTTTGTCCGCGCTCGGAGGCTTTGCTCTCACAGATCACGGACTGGAGCCAGATTCTCACGGCACGCTATGGCGATGTGCGGATGTCGCGTTGGCATGGTGATGGCGTGATCGTGCTCGGCGATGCCGGGCATGCGATGAGTCCGCAGCTCGGACAGGGGGTGAACCTTGCGCTCGCGGATGCATCGTGCCTTGCACGGTGCCTTGAGCAACTGCCGTTGAACGATGCACTCGCCCGCTACACCCAAGAGCGGCGTTTGACACTGGCCTACTATCGCTTCGCGACCCGCGCGCTGACACCGTGGTTCCAATCCGACTACGAATGGCTCACGCCGATCCGCCACGTTTACTTCCGGACGATGCAACACATCCCGCCGGCGCGCAGGTTCATGACGAAGACGATGGCGGGGTTGGTGGGATGGCAAGAAGGTGGATAA
- a CDS encoding LysM peptidoglycan-binding domain-containing protein has product MRFPRQFSLFALLVLPFLLPSCGNRGDTASHPGSPTGPFDSRGNYREEWADKPSMWGRSKPSSPAVSDADTPTIAANEQPPDSAVPLVAGSSASAGSYNKPSSRPSRNEVEVSSRAKAREREALAAKSKSKNSSSGSRTTASTTKSKSKTPEKSTASSSKTKSKTTASSSKTTKGKETASTSKSKSSTSSTKPKAASSRYTVKKGDSLSSIASRNKTSVSALQKANGIKGTTIQPGKTLTIPK; this is encoded by the coding sequence ATGCGTTTCCCGCGTCAGTTTTCCCTTTTTGCCCTGCTGGTTCTTCCCTTCCTTCTTCCAAGCTGCGGCAACCGTGGCGACACCGCTTCCCACCCGGGAAGCCCCACCGGTCCCTTTGACAGCCGCGGCAACTACCGCGAGGAATGGGCGGACAAGCCCTCGATGTGGGGGCGCTCGAAGCCTTCTTCGCCGGCGGTTTCCGACGCCGACACACCGACCATCGCCGCCAACGAGCAACCGCCGGACAGCGCCGTACCGCTCGTGGCGGGCAGCTCCGCATCGGCGGGCAGCTACAACAAGCCGTCCTCAAGACCGAGCCGCAACGAAGTCGAGGTATCCAGCCGCGCGAAGGCCCGCGAGCGCGAAGCCCTCGCGGCCAAGTCGAAGTCGAAGAACTCGTCCTCCGGCAGCCGGACCACCGCCTCGACCACCAAGAGCAAATCGAAGACGCCGGAGAAATCCACCGCCTCCAGCTCGAAGACCAAGAGCAAGACCACGGCCTCGTCTTCCAAGACGACCAAGGGCAAGGAAACCGCCTCCACGTCGAAATCCAAAAGCTCGACCAGTTCCACGAAGCCGAAGGCCGCCTCCAGCCGCTACACGGTGAAGAAGGGCGATTCGCTTTCATCCATCGCCTCCCGGAACAAGACCTCCGTCTCCGCGCTTCAGAAAGCCAACGGCATCAAGGGCACGACCATCCAGCCCGGCAAGACCCTGACCATTCCGAAGTAA
- a CDS encoding sigma-70 family RNA polymerase sigma factor, with the protein MRFRKSDEFDPPSEFIREITMAQPAIAAYVRALLPGYPDYMDILQEVNITLWQKRGNFRDGTHFKAWAFQVARFHVMHVRRKLAVDNKRRMFSEEFTEWLAEAANHVDESLDQKLTTLQDCLGQLRPKDRELLSIRYSRRGSIENYARQHQRNAGTVRATLRRLREILLRCVQDKLPPHDHPA; encoded by the coding sequence ATGAGATTCCGAAAGTCAGACGAGTTCGATCCCCCGAGCGAGTTCATCCGCGAGATCACAATGGCGCAGCCAGCGATCGCCGCTTACGTGCGGGCTTTGCTGCCAGGGTATCCTGACTACATGGATATTCTCCAGGAAGTGAACATCACTCTATGGCAAAAGCGCGGCAACTTCCGCGATGGCACTCATTTCAAGGCGTGGGCATTTCAAGTCGCCCGCTTTCACGTGATGCACGTCCGCCGGAAACTGGCAGTCGACAACAAGCGCCGGATGTTTTCCGAAGAATTCACCGAATGGCTGGCGGAAGCCGCAAACCATGTCGACGAGTCGCTCGATCAAAAATTGACAACGCTGCAAGACTGTCTCGGCCAGCTTCGTCCAAAAGACCGCGAACTGCTCAGCATTCGCTACAGCCGCAGGGGTTCGATTGAGAACTACGCACGCCAGCACCAACGGAACGCGGGCACGGTGCGCGCTACCTTGCGCCGCCTCCGCGAGATCCTGCTACGGTGCGTGCAGGACAAACTCCCACCCCACGATCATCCGGCATGA
- the lgt gene encoding prolipoprotein diacylglyceryl transferase yields METGSPLAGRAGIVCAAGVFATYVHHFDPVALQIGSFALRWYGLAYLGGFAAGFLLLKHLAKRGLWVLKPEEAGDFIAAAALLGVFIGGRLGYVLFYQILESSERRAEVFHDPLSILRVWEGGMASHGGIIGLIIFTWFYAKKKKVAWTALGDGLCVVAPVGLFFGRLANFVNGELYGRHVAEGAVPWAMKFPLALNDRHAPEYTVFDGAFEAVAAKVPAVAQAGMEGTRESVFQAILEANRQLPEVRTILEPFLQPRHPSQLYEAGLEGVALFSILWFVRVKFPKAPNGLLTGLFFAFYALFRIIGENFREPDAAMFGPITKGQFLSLFMFAFAAAFFVHAWRQWRKTKLAVETA; encoded by the coding sequence ATGGAAACGGGTTCGCCGCTTGCGGGCCGGGCGGGGATCGTGTGTGCTGCGGGCGTGTTCGCCACCTACGTCCACCATTTCGACCCTGTTGCACTTCAGATCGGCAGCTTCGCGCTGCGCTGGTATGGCCTTGCCTACCTCGGAGGTTTCGCAGCCGGGTTCCTGCTGCTCAAGCATCTCGCGAAAAGAGGTTTGTGGGTGCTCAAGCCGGAAGAAGCGGGGGATTTCATCGCGGCGGCGGCGCTGCTCGGAGTCTTCATCGGTGGTCGCCTGGGTTATGTGCTGTTTTATCAGATCCTGGAGTCCTCAGAGAGGCGTGCGGAGGTCTTCCATGATCCTCTGAGTATCCTGCGGGTATGGGAGGGGGGTATGGCCAGCCATGGCGGGATCATTGGATTGATCATTTTCACCTGGTTCTACGCGAAGAAAAAGAAGGTGGCGTGGACGGCGTTGGGAGACGGGCTGTGCGTGGTGGCGCCGGTGGGTTTGTTTTTCGGCCGGTTGGCGAACTTCGTGAATGGCGAGCTATACGGGCGGCACGTGGCCGAGGGGGCTGTCCCGTGGGCCATGAAGTTCCCGCTGGCGCTGAATGACAGGCATGCGCCCGAATACACTGTTTTCGATGGGGCGTTCGAGGCGGTGGCGGCCAAGGTTCCGGCGGTGGCTCAGGCCGGAATGGAAGGAACGCGTGAATCGGTATTCCAAGCCATCCTGGAGGCGAACCGCCAGTTGCCGGAAGTGCGGACGATCCTGGAGCCATTCTTGCAGCCGCGGCATCCATCCCAGTTGTATGAAGCCGGGTTGGAAGGCGTGGCCCTGTTCTCGATCCTGTGGTTCGTGCGGGTGAAGTTCCCGAAGGCTCCGAACGGCCTGCTCACCGGATTGTTTTTCGCGTTCTACGCGTTGTTCCGGATTATAGGGGAAAATTTCCGGGAGCCGGATGCGGCGATGTTCGGCCCGATCACCAAGGGGCAATTCCTCTCGCTCTTCATGTTCGCTTTTGCCGCAGCTTTCTTCGTGCATGCCTGGCGGCAATGGCGGAAGACGAAGCTGGCGGTGGAAACCGCCTGA
- a CDS encoding PEP-CTERM sorting domain-containing protein: protein MLPSNSRLPCLVGLALLLTLSARGALVITGSVSNGADTATVAAGVPVAGTYSGQVVNNDLVNAGQPTLSSSGWLAPKAPFFQSNTVNDGLGHPTSGSSGSGTYLPATFGNANQDMPQTWTATLNLATNTFGYDLRTVRVFAGWVENGASLANLRFEVLISLVGSASFSSLGTFQYTPFDNTTAFESGASMVTLQNDSGSGSTPFATGVDEIRFVFLDHGFNPVAENGTDTVDGTVLHEIDVIGVASVPEPTTTLLGGFGLLLLLGRRR from the coding sequence ATGCTCCCTTCCAATAGTCGTCTGCCATGCCTCGTCGGCTTGGCCCTTCTTCTGACCCTTTCAGCCCGCGGGGCGCTCGTGATCACCGGCAGTGTGAGTAATGGTGCCGACACGGCCACCGTCGCTGCGGGGGTGCCCGTGGCCGGGACCTACTCGGGCCAGGTGGTCAACAATGACCTCGTCAACGCCGGTCAGCCGACGTTGTCGAGTTCGGGCTGGCTCGCCCCCAAGGCGCCATTTTTCCAGAGCAACACCGTCAATGACGGACTCGGCCACCCGACTTCGGGCAGTTCGGGCAGCGGCACCTACCTGCCTGCCACCTTTGGCAATGCCAACCAAGACATGCCGCAGACCTGGACGGCGACCCTCAACCTCGCAACCAATACCTTCGGCTACGACCTTCGGACCGTCCGGGTATTTGCCGGCTGGGTTGAGAACGGCGCGAGCCTGGCCAATCTGCGCTTCGAGGTGCTGATCAGTCTCGTCGGAAGCGCCAGCTTCAGTTCGCTCGGGACCTTCCAGTACACGCCTTTTGACAATACCACCGCATTCGAGTCGGGGGCCTCCATGGTCACCCTGCAAAACGACTCCGGTTCCGGCTCCACTCCCTTTGCCACGGGCGTTGATGAGATCCGCTTTGTGTTTCTAGACCATGGATTCAATCCGGTGGCTGAGAACGGCACGGATACTGTCGACGGCACCGTGCTTCATGAGATCGATGTCATCGGCGTGGCGAGCGTTCCCGAACCGACGACCACGCTATTGGGCGGGTTCGGTCTGCTCTTGCTGCTGGGACGCCGCCGCTGA